From Corvus cornix cornix isolate S_Up_H32 chromosome 5, ASM73873v5, whole genome shotgun sequence, the proteins below share one genomic window:
- the LOC104688923 gene encoding inositol 1,4,5-trisphosphate receptor-interacting protein-like 1: MVLLLLFWLVLRIYNYINVYLNEDLNHQRTRMLQELAHGTMEQSVRSWGAVLWAALQQWLFWAIAGILVLLLALWWWLRKRICEVDNSRDSESEESEEENPAEMNMIWIFSRRFQLSVPKLASRRRVVQELLSDLLNVSHRLFSDSFFPVLEPVIGVGSACEGWSPQKEEDVVYCMFVPLKPPPGYAFHLEPDTTGDMPQTSMRVRVELVCTCTRKQNMLCFLHHSEEELKRNQVASLLHTLCTGPYLDVEKITLWFQTFVISAWSVVPQSRHYEVQVLPSSRSCKMKLTKAFGRSLFVETIFSVQQGDSDIFLSSQPTEAPLPPSTTWLETYAVAEAKFFRHVAMQAPPHSCHLKCLRLCARLLEGSGFSIYALKTTVMHLLTLIPLSEWQHGYLLLRVDDIMRYLRCCLEEKCLKHFFFGNEDMPEEISLPPAFQKAQPLNLFQHLAQDPAAQTKAMQEFDELNHHLYFGF; this comes from the coding sequence ATGGTCTTACTACTCCTCTTCTGGCTTGTGCTACGGATCTATAATTATATCAATGTGTACCTGAATGAGGACCTCAATCATCAGAGGACTCggatgctgcaggagctggcCCACGGGACCATGGAGCAGAGTGTCAGGTCCTGGGGAGCCGTGCTCTGGGCTGCCTTGCAGCAATGGCTGTTCTGGGCTATTGCTGGAATCCTGGTGCTGCTCTTGGCACTCTGGTGGTGGCTCAGGAAAAGGATCTGTGAGGTGGACAACAGCAGGGACTCAGAGAGTGAAGAAAGTGAGGAAGAAAATCCTGCTGAGATGAATATGATCTGGATCTTTTCAAGACGCTTCCAGCTGTCAGTGCCGAAGCTGGCCTCCAGGAGACGGGTGGTGCAGGAGCTGTTGAGTGACCTTCTCAATGTCTCCCATAGGCTCTTTTCAGACAGCTTCTTCCCGGTGCTGGAACCAGTCATTGGGGTGGGCAGTGCCTGTGAAGGTTGGAGTCCCCAAAAGGAGGAGGATGTTGTCTACTGCATGTTTGTGCCCTTGAAGCCACCCCCTGGGTATGCCTTCCACCTGGAACCGGACACCACGGGGGACATGCCACAGACGAGCATGCGGGTCCGTGTGGAGCTGGTGTGCACTTGCACCAGGAAACAGAACATGCTGTGCTTTCTCCACCACTCTGAGGAGGAGCTGAAGAGAAATCAGGTGGCCAGCCTTCTACACACCCTTTGCACTGGCCCTTACCTAGATGTGGAGAAAATTACCCTCTGGTTCCAGACATTTGTGATCTCAGCCTGGTCAGTGGTGCCTCAGTCCCGTCACTATGAGGTGCAGGTGCTGCCCTCCAGCCGCTCCTGCAAGATGAAGCTGACGAAAGCCTTTGGGAGAAGCCTTTTTGTGGAAACGATATTTAGTGTGCAGCAAGGTGACTCGGACATCTTCCTGAGTAGCCAGCCTACAGAGGCCCCACTCCCCCCAAGCACGACCTGGCTGGAGACCTATGCTGTGGCAGAGGCAAAGTTTTTCAGGCATGTTGCCATGCAGGCCCCACCACACAGCTGCCACCTCAAATGCCTGCGGCTCTGTGCTCGCCTTCTGGAGGGCTCAGGCTTTTCTATCTATGCCTTGAAGACCACGGTCATGCACCTCCTGACCCTGATTCCTCTATCAGAATGGCAGCATGGGTATCTCCTGCTGCGGGTGGACGATATCATGCGCTACCTGCGCTGTTGCCTGGAGGAGAAATGTCTCAAGCACTTCTTCTTTGGCAATGAGGACATGCCTGAGGAGATCTCCTTGCCCCCAGCCTTCCAAAAGGCACAGCCCCTAAACCTCTTTCAGCACCTGGCACAGGATCCAGCTGCCCAGACCAAGGCAATGCAGGAGTTTGATGAGCTGAATCATCACCTCTACTTTGGGTTCTGA